The sequence AGCTCGTCGAGGCTGGTCTTGCGGAGGAAGCCGCCCGGACGGGTGATGCGCGGATCATTGGTGATCTTGAAGTCGGGCCATTCGAGCTCATTGAGGTGGCGAAGCTCCCACTTCATCTCTTCGGCGTCGGGGACCATCGTCCGAAACTTGTGCATGACGATGGTCTTGCCCCCGATTCCGGTGCGTCGCTGGGTGAACAACACCGGTGCGCTGGGATCGTCGATCTTGATGGCGAGCGCGCACATCCCCCACGCCACCACCCACAGCGGCATCGCAAGAATCACGAGAACGACGTCGAGCAATCGCTTGGCGATGGCATAGGCGTCGCCGGTGAGCATCCGGTGCTCGGGTCGCATCCGGTCGATCCATTCATAGCCGGACCAGAGGGCCGGCCGCGGAGTGGGGATGG is a genomic window of Acidimicrobiia bacterium containing:
- a CDS encoding sugar transferase, encoding MTAIPTPRPALWSGYEWIDRMRPEHRMLTGDAYAIAKRLLDVVLVILAMPLWVVAWGMCALAIKIDDPSAPVLFTQRRTGIGGKTIVMHKFRTMVPDAEEMKWELRHLNELEWPDFKITNDPRITRPGGFLRKTSLDELPQLWDVLMGRLSLVGPRPTDFMADTYRLWQTERLDVKPGITGLWQIYGRGLSEFDDRTRLDIAYVQRRSIWFDLQIVFRTIPAVLTQRGAK